The nucleotide sequence TGATGCCCGGCTACACGCACCTCCAGCCCGCCCAGCCGACGACGGTCGCGCACTTCCTGCTCTCCTACGAGTCGGCGTTCGCCCGCGACACCGCGCGCCTGTTGGACGCCTACGGCCGGGCGAATCAGTCGCCGCTCGGCGCGGCCGCGTTCGCGGGCACGCCGTTCGACATCGACCGCGAACGCACGGCCGAGTTGCTCGGCTTCGAGGGCGTCGTCGCGAACTCGATGGACGCCTCCGCCGGTCGCGACTTCCTCGCGGAGTCGACGGCGGCGCTGACGACGCACGCGGCGACGCTCTCGGGCCTCGCGGAAGACCTCGTGATCTTCGCGAACAAGGGCTTCGTCGACCTCGCCGACGAGTACTCCTCGACGTCGTCGATTATGCCGCAGAAGGTCAATCCCGACACCCTCGAGCTCGTCCGCGCGGTCGCGGGCGACGCCGTCGGCGGCCTCTCCGGACTCCTCACGACGCTGAAAGGACTCCCGCGCGCGTACAACCGCGACCTCCAGCGCGCGACGCCGCACGCGTGGGAGACCGTCGACGCGGTCTCGGAGGCCACCGCGGTCGTCGCGGGCGCGGTCGCCACCGCAGAGTGGCCCGAGGAGGCGCTCGAAGCGGCGGCCGGCGACGGCTTCTCGACGGCGACGGGTGTCGCCGACGCCCTGGCGATGGCGGGCGTGCCGTTCCGGACGGCCCACGAGGTGCTCGCGGCGGCGGCCGAGCGCGCCGACGGCGAGACGCCCGACCTCGCAACACTTGACGCGGTCGCAGCCGACGTGCTCGGCGAGTCCCTCTTCGAGTACGTGAGCCGCGAGCGCGTCGAAGCCGCGCTCGATCCCATCGAGAGCGTCGCCAGCCGCGATTCGCTCGGCGGCCCTGCTCCATCCGCAGTCGCCGCACAACTCGACGACGCCGGCACGGCGCTCGCCGCCGACCGCACGACCTACGACGATCGCACGACCGCGCTCGACGACGCCGCGGAGTCGCTGGAGGCGGAGGTGGAGGCGTATGCCTGAGCGTCCACCGGTCCCACCGTCACCACCGCGTCGGCGATCGCGGCCGCGACGGTCCCCTCCCGGGGACATTCATATATGAAATCAGACATAGATTTCACACGGGCGTATCCTTCGACTGTTCTGCGCCGTTAGTGGTTTCACTGCTCGGGTAATTTATCCGACAACTTCGATGGGTTTAAGTCGCTTCCTCGCCCATCGATCGGTATGGCAGAGACCATCACCGCAGAAGACCCGCTGACCGGAGAAGAAATCGAGATCCCCGCCGACGTCGAGGTCGGCGAAATCGTCGACAGCCCCGCGACCGGCGCGGAGCTGGAGGTCGTCTCGGTCGACCCGATCACACTCGAAGAGGCCCCCGAGCTCGAAGAGGACTGGGGCGAATAAGATGAAAGTTGGGCTGCTCTACTCCCGGATTCGGAAGGACGAAAAGCTCCTCCTCACGGAGCTCCGCGAGCGCGGCCACGAGGTGGAGAAGATCGACGTCCGGAAGGAGCAGTTCAACATCGCCGAACCGCCGGAATCGCTCGAGGGGGTCGACCTCGTCGTCGACCGCTGTCTGGCGACGAGTCGGAGCCTCTACACGACGCAGTTTTTGGACGCGTACGACATCCCGGTCGTCAACGGTGCCGAAACCGCCGACATTTGTGCCGACAAGGTGAAAAACAGCCTCGCGCTCGAACGCGCGGGCGTGCCGACGCCGAACACGGAGGTCGCCTACACCGTCGACTCCGCGATGGAGACCATCGAGGAGTTCGGCTACCCCTGCGTGATCAAGCCCGTCGTGGGCTCGTGGGGTCGCCTGATGGCGAAAGTCGAATCGCCGTCGGCCGCCGAGGCCATCCTCGAACACAAGGCGACGCTCGGCCACTACCAGCACAAGGTGTTCTACGTGCAGGAGTTCGTCGAGAAGCCCGGCCGCGACATCCGCGTGCTGGCCGTCGACGGCGATCCGGTCGCCGCGATGACGCGCTCGTCGGACCACTGGCTCACCAACGCCGCGAAGGGCGGCAAAGTGGCCGAGTTCGACCTCGACGACCGCGCCCGCGAGCTCGTCGAAGCCGCCTCCGACGCCGTCGGCGGCGGGCTGCTCGGCGTCGACCTGATGGAGACTGGTTCCGATTACACGGTCCACGAAGTAAACCACACCGTCGAGTTCAAGGCGCTGAACGACGCGGTCGACGTCGACGTTCCCGCGACGGTCGTCGACTGGCTCGAATCGAAAGCCGAACAAGCCACCGGGACGGAAACAGCCGTATGAGTGGTGACGATTCACACGCGGACGCCGGGGACGACGCGGCCTACACCGCCGCCGTCGTCGGCGGCTCCGGATTCACCGGCGGCGAGCTCCTGCGCCTGCTGTATCAGCATCCCGAGTTCGACGTCGTGCAGGCGACGAGCAGATCGAAGGAGCGCAAGACCGTCGGCCACGTCCACCCGAACCTCCGCGAGATGGACCTCCGTTTCACCTCGCCGGAGGAACTCGAATCCGTCGACGCGCTCTTCGCGGCGACGCCGCACGGCGTCTCGATGGAGCACATCGACGAGTTTCAAGACGCTGCCGACACCGTCGTCGACCTCTCGGCGGACTTCCGCCTCGATACGGAGGAGCAGTACGACGAGTGGTACGACGGGCACGTCTGTCCCGAATACCTCGAAAAGTCGGAGTACGCCCTGCCCGAGATCAACCGCGAAAACCTCCCGGGGGCCGAACTCATCGCCTCCGGCGGCTGCAACGCCACCGCGACGATCCTCGGGCTGAAGCCGCTGTTCGACGCCGGCATTCTGGAGGGCGACGAGCAGGCCGTCGTCGACGTGAAGGTCGGTTCCTCGGAAGGCGGTGCGGGCGGCGGCGATGCCTCCAGCCACCCCGAGCGCTCGGGTATCGTGCGCCCGTACGCGCCGACCGGCCACCGCCACGAGGCCGAGATCGAGCAGTTCCTCGGGCTCTCGGTCTCGTTCACCGTTCACGCCGTGGATATGATCCGCGGTGCGAGCGCGACCTGTCACCTCTTCCCGAGCGCGCCCGTCTCGAAGGGTGACCTCTGGAAGGCCTACCGCGACGCCTACGCCGACGAGCCGTTTATGCGGACCGTCGCCGGCGGTGGCGGCGTCTACCGCTACCCCGAGCCGAAGGCCGTCGCCGGGACCAACTTCGGCGAAGTCGGCTTCGAGATCGACCCCGGAAATAGAAGACTGGTCGTCTTCTCGGCGATCGACAATATGATGAAAGGCTCGGCCGGACAGGCCGTCCACGCCGCGAACATCGCGCTCGGCATCGAGGAGACGGCTGGCTTGGAGTTCACGGGACTCCACCCCGTCGGCGCGCCCTGACGACAATCGACTTACACGTACCACGACGTACACGTATGACCACCGAACCCACCACACACGACGATTCACGCGACGCCCGCCAGACGCAGCAGTTCGGACCCGAGGCGGCGCGACCGCTTCGCACCGACGGCGGCAGCGAGGAGTCGCTCCCGCCGGTCGTCGTGAAGGTCGGCGGCGCTCGCGCGGTCGACCCAGCGGGCGCGGTCGAGGACGTCGCCGAACTCGTCGAGCAGGGGAGGGAAGTCGTCGTCGTTCACGGCGGCTCGACCGCCGTCGACGACACGCTCGAAGAACTGGGCGAGGAGCCGACGTACGTCGAGACGCCCGGCGGCGTCGTCGGTCGCTTCACCGACGAACGTACGATGGAGGTGTTCTCGATGGTGATGCCCGGCAAGCTCAACACCGACCTCACGGTCACGCTCCGCGCTGCCGGTGTGGACGCGCTCGGCCTCTCCGGCGTCGACGGCGGCCTCCTGACCGGCCCGCGCAAGTCGGCCGTTCGGGTCGTCGAGGACGGGAAAAAGAAAATCAAGCGCGGCGACCACTCCGGGAAGATCACGGGCGTCAACGGCGCGCTGCTGGAGACGCTGCTCGGCGACGGCTACACGCCGGTCGTCACCGTGCCGATGCTGGCCGACGACGGCGTCGCGGTCAACGCCGACGCCGACCGCGCGGCGGCGGCCGTCGCCGGCGCGCTCGGCGCTGAACTGGTGGTCCTCACCGACGTTTCCGGCGTCTACGCCGACCCCGACGACGCGTCGACGCTGATCGAATCGGTCGCGACTCCCGCGGAATTTGATACACTGACGGACGCCGCGGAGGGCTTTATGACGAAGAAAGTGATGGCGGCGAAGGAGGCGCTCGACGGCGGCGCGGTGACCGTCATCGTCGCCGACGCGAACGCCGACGACCCCATCATCGCGGCGCTTGACGGCGGCGGCACGCACATCCACGCCAGCGCGGTCGCCGATCCCGACGAGGGGACTGACGCCGAGGACAGTGACGCCGAGGAGACGGAGGTGACACAATGAGCGGCGGCTTCGTCTTCTCCGAGAAACCGATTCAGATCGAGTCCGGCGACGGTGCGTACCTGTACGACACGAAGGGAACCGAGTACCTCGATTTCGGGGCCTCCTACGCCGTCACGCCGCTCGGACACTCGCATCCGGCCGTCACCGAGGCGATTCAGGAACAGGCCGAGACGCTGACCTACGTGCAGGCGTCGTACCCCGTCGAGGTCCGCACCGAACTGTACGAGAAGCTCGCGGCGCTCGCGCCCGGCGACATCGAGAACGTCTGGCTGTGTAACTCCGGGACCGAGGCCAACGAGGCGGCGATGAAGTTCGCCCGCGCGGCCACCGGCCGCTCGAAGATCGTCGCGACCAAGCGCGGCTTCCACGGTCGCACGATGGGCGCGCTCGCGATGACGTGGAAGGACAAGTACAAGAAGCCGTTCGAGCCGCTGGCCGGCGGCGTCGAGTTCGTCCCCTACGGCGACGGAGAAGCGCTCGCCGAAGCCGTCGACGACGAGACCGCGGCGTTCTTTGTAGAGCCCGTACAGGGAGAAGGCGGCATCCACCCCGCCACGACCGAGTACCTCCAGCACGCACGCGAGGTGACTGACGAAGCGGGCGCGGCGCTCGTCTTCGACGAGATCCAGACCGGCGTCGGACGCACCGGCAACCTCTGGGCCTGCGAGGGCGTCGGCGTCGAGCCCGACATCCTCACGTCGGCGAAGGGGATCGCGAACGGCCTGCCGCTCGGTGCGACCCTCGTGAAAGACTGGATCGCGGATAATCCCGGCGACCACGGGTCGACCTTTTCGGGGGGTCCCGTCGTCTGCGCCGCGGCGAACGCCACGCTCGATACGATCGTCGACGAGGACGTTCCCGCGCACGCCGCACACGTCGGCGAGTACCTGCGGAGCGAACTGGAGGCGGCTGCGGAGACCCACGACCTGCCCGTCCGCGAGGTGCGCGGTTCGGGGCTGATGATCGGTATTCAGATCAAGCGCGGCGCGAACCGCGTGCTGAAGAACCTCGCGCTCTCCGAGCAGGTGCTCGCGCTCCCGGCGGGTCGGACGGTCGTCCGCCTGCTCCCGCCGCTGACCATCGACGAGAGCCACGCCGACCAGTTCGTCGAGTCGTTCGCGGAGGTGCTGGGATGAGCGCCGAACTCGACGACGAGGAGGTCGCCGACGGCGAGTCGGTCTCGGCGACCGAGGGAAACGCCGTCGGCTTCGGGATGAACCACGGCGTCTTCGACGTACAAGAGAATCTCACCGAGGGGCTGACCGAGGCGCAGACGCTCTTGGCGGATCTCGTCTCGATTCCCTCGCCGTCCGGCGAGGAGACCGCGGCCGCAGAACGCCTGAAGGCGTTCTTCGAGGCGCACGACCGCGAAGTGTGGATCGACGACGTCGGCAACGTCCGCGCGCCCGCCGACGACTCGGTGCTTCTCACTTCCCACATCGACACCGTCCCCGGCGACGTGCCGGTGAAGATCGAGAACGGCGTGCTCTGGGGTCGCGGGAGCGTCGACGCCACGGGACCGCTCGCGTCGATGGCCGTCGCGGCCGTCGAGACGGGCGTCTCCTTCGTCGGCGTCGTCGGCGAGGAGACCAGTTCTCGCGGCTCGTGGCACCTCGTCGAAGACCGCGACGCGCCCGAGGCCGTCATCAACGGCGAGCCCTCCGGATGGGACGGAATTACGCTCGGCTACCGCGGCTTCCTCTCGGGGACGTACGTCTCGACGAGTGAGTTGGGTCACTCCTCGCGTCCCGAGGACAACGCGATCCAGTCGGCCGTCAACTGGTGGTCGAGCGTCGCGGACTTCTTCGACGAGGACGAGTCCGACGGCGTCTTCGACACCGTGACGACGAAGCCGGTCCGCTTCGACGGCGGGCCCACCGAGGACGGCCTCGCGGTCGAGGCGACCGTCGACGTGCAGTTCCGCGTCCCGCCGAAGTTCACCATCGACGACATCCGCGAGGTCGCGGAGGGTGAACTCACCCGCGGCGGCGTCCACTGGGAGAAGCCGATCCCGCCGGTGATGACGAGCCCGCGCACCGAGGTCGCCCGCGCGTTCCGCGTCGCGATCCGGCAGGCCGGCGGGGAGCCGCGCTTGCTCAGAAAGACCGGCACCAGCGATATGAACATCTTCGCCGGCGCGTGGGACTGTCCGATGGCGACCTACGGCCCCGGCGATTCGGATCTGGACCACGCGCCGAACGAACACCTCGACCTCGCGGAGTACGACAGCGCGATCGACGTGCTCGTCGACGTCTGCGAGCGCCTTCAGAAGCAGGAGTGAGACAGGATGCTCGAAACCGACCACTTCCTCGACATCGACGACCTGACGACCGACGAACTGCAGACCGTCCTCGACCGCGCGTCGGCGATCAAAGCCGGCGAGGACGACACGCGATTGCCCGATCAGACGCTCGGGATGCTCTTCGAGAAGCCGAGCACCCGAACGCGGATCTCCTTCGAGACCGGGATGACTCAGCTCGGCGGGCACGCCATCTTCCTCGGTCCCGAGGACATCCAGCTCGGCCACGGCGAGCCGCTGTCTGACACCTCTCGCGTGCTCTCCCGGTACGTCGACGCCGTGATGGCGCGGCTGTTCGACCACGAGGACCTGATCGAAATCGCCGAGTACGCCGACGTTCCAATCGTCAACGGCCTCACCGACGACGCGCACCCGTGTCAGACGCTCGCCGACCTGCTCACGATCAAGGAGGCCTTCGGCGGCTTCGACGACGTGCGGGTCGCGTGGGTCGGCGACGGCAACAACGTCGGCCAGTCGCTCGTGATCGGCGCGGCGATGGTCGGGCTGGATCTGACGATCTCGACGCCGGAGACGTACGGAATGGCCGACGCGGTGCTCGAACAGGCCGCCGAATTGGGCCACGAGCCGACCGTCGTCGAGGACCCGAAAGACGCCGTCGACGACGCCGACGTCGTCTACACCGACGTCTGGATCTCGATGGGGCAGGAGGACCAGCGCCACGAGAAGCTCGCGGCCTTCGACGGGTATCAGGTGAATAAGCGGCTGCTCGCCGACTCCGACGCGCAGGTGATGCACTGTCTGCCCGCCCACCGCGGCGAGGAGATCACCGGCGACGTCTTAGAGTCCGAGCGCTCGCTCGTGTGGGACCAAGCGGAGAACCGCCTGCACGCCCAGAAGGGGCTGCTCGTCGAACTGCTCGACGCCTGAGCTCCGACGCGACTCGAAGCGTCCGCGCTCCGCTTTTTGAGCTAGTCGTCCCTGCGGAGTCTGACCGCCGTCGCGAGCGCGACAGCGACGACGGCCGCGACCGTCACTCCCGGGCCGAAACCGGGCGTTTCCGTGTCGGTCTGGTCGCCGTCGCCGCCCGCATTCTCGGTCACCGTCACGTCGATCGTTTCCGCGGTTTCGTTTCCGAGGCCGAACGCGTAGGTGCCGGGCTCGTCAAGTCTGATCGCCGTTTCGATCGTCGACGACTCGTTCGCGTCGAGTCTGACAGTCCGGGTCTCGATGGGATCGCCCGCACGGGTGAACGTGAGGTTCGTCTCGCCGGGGTAGTCGGCGTCGTTTCGAACGACTGCGGAGAGTCGGACCCACTCGCCGGCCGGCAGGTCGGTCCGGTTCGCGGTGAGGTTCGACGCACGCGCGGTCGCCGGCTCGCGGACTTCGACGCGGAGCGTCACGTCGCCGACGGAGACCGTGCGGACGCCGGTCCGCTCGAAGGTGTGTGCGAACGTCAGCGTGTCTGATTCCTCGGGGGCGAGCCGTCCCGACTGCGTCGACACCGACTCGTCGTCGACGTGGAGCGTCGCCTCGTAGTCCCCGCCACCCCCGACGTTGGTCGCGACCACGTCGACGCTGAGGCGCTCGCCGGGGACGAGGGTGAGTCCGTCGACGTCGACCGAGCGGTTTCGGTACGCGCCGGAGACGCGGGCCGAGTCCGGACCCGACGCGATCGCGTACGTGACCTGCGTCGGGATCGATCCCTCGCCGAACGCCTCGCGGTGTTGCGTGGCGTTCCACATCGCGGGCCGGTCCGTCGTGGTCGTGTACCGCTCTCCGAGTCGGGCGACGTCGTCGCCGCCGGCCGCCCGGAGAGACGCGCGGACGTCCGCCGCGTCGACCTCCCCATCTCTGGCGTTCATCCGTCGGTAGACGTCTTGCAGCGACGCGTCGCCGTCGCTCGCCAGTCTGACCCGTCGGTCGAGTTCGCCAGCGACGAGCGCGCCGACGTAGTAGTTCGCGTTCTGTCGCCAGGTGTCCGGCCGCGTCATCACCGAGCCGTCGTACTCGCCCTCCCCGTGCGCGATCCGCGAGCGGAACGTCTCGTAGTCGATCCGCTCCGCTTCGAGCGACAAGAGCGCGGCGTAGTAGACGGCGCTTGCCTCGGTGAACCATCGGGCGTCGTCGGCCGCGACGTACCCCTGTCGGGTGTGGACGTACTCGTGGAGCCAGACGTTGTTCGCCTCATCGAGGCGCTCGAAGTCGCGGACCCACACGTCGGCTCCGCCGGTGTGGAGGCCGCGGACGCCCCACTGCAGGCCGTCCGGCGTCGGCGCGGCGACGACGAAGACGGTCTCGTCGCGGTCGCCGACCCGAAGCCGGTCTGAAGCGTCCGAGAACGCCGCGAACAACTCTTCCGGCGACTCTTCGAGGTCGGCCGCTTCGGGGACGATCAACCGGAACGTCTGCCCGTGTGCGGTGTGGGTGTACTCCTCGTGCGGTCCCAGAAAGCCGATCGTCGATCCGATCGCGCCCTCGTCGGTCACTGCCGATCGATCGAGGCCGACGTCGCCGCCGCCCGTCCACGACCAACTGTGGGACGATCCCGGCCGCGTGATGAGCGCCCACTCGCCGACGTCGACGAACGTCAGCCGACCGGGACCGCCGATCGGCCCGGTCTGCTCGACGGTGCGGTTGGCCGCCATCCGATAGTCGATCGTCGGGCGCTCCGTGGAGCCGTCCCACTCGTAGGTCCGCCCTTCCTGTCGATCGAAACCAGACGCGGCGACGACGGTCGATTCCGGCGGGAGCGTCACCTCGAGGCCCCGGAGCTGATCCGGGAGCCGATAGCGGTGTGTGACGTCGTACACGCCGGGCTCGTCGGGGACGAGTCGAAGACGCTGCGTGAGTTCGACGTTCGAGTCCGACACCGACGTCCGATCGACGTCCGTCGAGGACACGGAATCCGCCGCCGTCGCACTCTGGCTGACGTCCGGCGTGCCGTCGGGCCCGAGCGTCGCCGCTCCCGCCGGAGCGAAACCGACGCTGCCGACGAGGACGAGCACTCCGACGAACAGGCACGCCTCCCGCAGCCCCCGGCCCATAGGATGCCGTTGTACGTGAGCGTTATGAGCGTGCCGCCTCCGGTCAACGTGCCGCTTTTACCGCTCGATTTTTCGACTACGTCCGCAGCGCCGCGTAGACGACGCCGAGCACCGCGCCGTAGACGACGTGCCCGACGAGGCTCATCACGTTCACGTTCGGCAGCGGCGGGTTCGCCGGCGATCCGACGGCCGAGAGCCAGACGGGCATCACGAGTACGGCGAGTACGACTCAGAGGACGACGCCGTAGCCGATGCCGAG is from Halobellus sp. LT62 and encodes:
- the argH gene encoding argininosuccinate lyase, which translates into the protein MTGEGADNGEERSSVVRRDRFSGGPARGFMSSLAADERIFAADLAVDRAHVVMLAEQDIVADDVAGEILAALSDVESAGHGALPDGEDVHEAIETAVVERVGPDGGKMHTARSRNDEVAACIRYRLREDLLDAIEATLALREALVEVAAEHVDTVMPGYTHLQPAQPTTVAHFLLSYESAFARDTARLLDAYGRANQSPLGAAAFAGTPFDIDRERTAELLGFEGVVANSMDASAGRDFLAESTAALTTHAATLSGLAEDLVIFANKGFVDLADEYSSTSSIMPQKVNPDTLELVRAVAGDAVGGLSGLLTTLKGLPRAYNRDLQRATPHAWETVDAVSEATAVVAGAVATAEWPEEALEAAAGDGFSTATGVADALAMAGVPFRTAHEVLAAAAERADGETPDLATLDAVAADVLGESLFEYVSRERVEAALDPIESVASRDSLGGPAPSAVAAQLDDAGTALAADRTTYDDRTTALDDAAESLEAEVEAYA
- the lysW gene encoding lysine biosynthesis protein LysW produces the protein MAETITAEDPLTGEEIEIPADVEVGEIVDSPATGAELEVVSVDPITLEEAPELEEDWGE
- the lysX gene encoding lysine biosynthesis protein LysX, giving the protein MKVGLLYSRIRKDEKLLLTELRERGHEVEKIDVRKEQFNIAEPPESLEGVDLVVDRCLATSRSLYTTQFLDAYDIPVVNGAETADICADKVKNSLALERAGVPTPNTEVAYTVDSAMETIEEFGYPCVIKPVVGSWGRLMAKVESPSAAEAILEHKATLGHYQHKVFYVQEFVEKPGRDIRVLAVDGDPVAAMTRSSDHWLTNAAKGGKVAEFDLDDRARELVEAASDAVGGGLLGVDLMETGSDYTVHEVNHTVEFKALNDAVDVDVPATVVDWLESKAEQATGTETAV
- the argC gene encoding N-acetyl-gamma-glutamyl-phosphate reductase, with amino-acid sequence MSGDDSHADAGDDAAYTAAVVGGSGFTGGELLRLLYQHPEFDVVQATSRSKERKTVGHVHPNLREMDLRFTSPEELESVDALFAATPHGVSMEHIDEFQDAADTVVDLSADFRLDTEEQYDEWYDGHVCPEYLEKSEYALPEINRENLPGAELIASGGCNATATILGLKPLFDAGILEGDEQAVVDVKVGSSEGGAGGGDASSHPERSGIVRPYAPTGHRHEAEIEQFLGLSVSFTVHAVDMIRGASATCHLFPSAPVSKGDLWKAYRDAYADEPFMRTVAGGGGVYRYPEPKAVAGTNFGEVGFEIDPGNRRLVVFSAIDNMMKGSAGQAVHAANIALGIEETAGLEFTGLHPVGAP
- a CDS encoding acetylglutamate/acetylaminoadipate kinase, which encodes MTTEPTTHDDSRDARQTQQFGPEAARPLRTDGGSEESLPPVVVKVGGARAVDPAGAVEDVAELVEQGREVVVVHGGSTAVDDTLEELGEEPTYVETPGGVVGRFTDERTMEVFSMVMPGKLNTDLTVTLRAAGVDALGLSGVDGGLLTGPRKSAVRVVEDGKKKIKRGDHSGKITGVNGALLETLLGDGYTPVVTVPMLADDGVAVNADADRAAAAVAGALGAELVVLTDVSGVYADPDDASTLIESVATPAEFDTLTDAAEGFMTKKVMAAKEALDGGAVTVIVADANADDPIIAALDGGGTHIHASAVADPDEGTDAEDSDAEETEVTQ
- a CDS encoding aspartate aminotransferase family protein; this encodes MSGGFVFSEKPIQIESGDGAYLYDTKGTEYLDFGASYAVTPLGHSHPAVTEAIQEQAETLTYVQASYPVEVRTELYEKLAALAPGDIENVWLCNSGTEANEAAMKFARAATGRSKIVATKRGFHGRTMGALAMTWKDKYKKPFEPLAGGVEFVPYGDGEALAEAVDDETAAFFVEPVQGEGGIHPATTEYLQHAREVTDEAGAALVFDEIQTGVGRTGNLWACEGVGVEPDILTSAKGIANGLPLGATLVKDWIADNPGDHGSTFSGGPVVCAAANATLDTIVDEDVPAHAAHVGEYLRSELEAAAETHDLPVREVRGSGLMIGIQIKRGANRVLKNLALSEQVLALPAGRTVVRLLPPLTIDESHADQFVESFAEVLG
- a CDS encoding [LysW]-lysine hydrolase — translated: MSAELDDEEVADGESVSATEGNAVGFGMNHGVFDVQENLTEGLTEAQTLLADLVSIPSPSGEETAAAERLKAFFEAHDREVWIDDVGNVRAPADDSVLLTSHIDTVPGDVPVKIENGVLWGRGSVDATGPLASMAVAAVETGVSFVGVVGEETSSRGSWHLVEDRDAPEAVINGEPSGWDGITLGYRGFLSGTYVSTSELGHSSRPEDNAIQSAVNWWSSVADFFDEDESDGVFDTVTTKPVRFDGGPTEDGLAVEATVDVQFRVPPKFTIDDIREVAEGELTRGGVHWEKPIPPVMTSPRTEVARAFRVAIRQAGGEPRLLRKTGTSDMNIFAGAWDCPMATYGPGDSDLDHAPNEHLDLAEYDSAIDVLVDVCERLQKQE
- the argF gene encoding ornithine carbamoyltransferase, giving the protein MLETDHFLDIDDLTTDELQTVLDRASAIKAGEDDTRLPDQTLGMLFEKPSTRTRISFETGMTQLGGHAIFLGPEDIQLGHGEPLSDTSRVLSRYVDAVMARLFDHEDLIEIAEYADVPIVNGLTDDAHPCQTLADLLTIKEAFGGFDDVRVAWVGDGNNVGQSLVIGAAMVGLDLTISTPETYGMADAVLEQAAELGHEPTVVEDPKDAVDDADVVYTDVWISMGQEDQRHEKLAAFDGYQVNKRLLADSDAQVMHCLPAHRGEEITGDVLESERSLVWDQAENRLHAQKGLLVELLDA